In the genome of Deinococcus deserti VCD115, one region contains:
- a CDS encoding argininosuccinate synthase, which produces MAKDKIVLAYSGGLDTSIILKWLQTERNYDVVCFTADLGQGDEVEEARVKALNTGAVAAYALDLREEFVRDYVFPMFRSSALYEGYYLLGTSIARPLIAKKMVEIAQKEGAVAVSHGATGKGNDQVRFEMTAYALQPDIVTVAPWRDWEFQGRADLEAFAHEHGIPVPTTKKDPWSTDANMLHISYEGGILEDPWAEPPAHMFKLTVAPEEAPDEAEYVEIEFLNGDAVAINGETLSPAALLDRANEIGGRHGVGRVDLVENRFVGMKSRGVYETPGGTLLYHARRAVESLTLDREVLHQRDALGPKYAELVYNGFWFAPEREALQVYMDHVAKAVTGTARLKLYKGNCIVAGRKAERSLYDKDLVSFEAGGDYNQHDAGAFIKLNALRMRVQARVEAKAGQKDKAGD; this is translated from the coding sequence ATGGCAAAAGACAAAATCGTACTGGCATACAGCGGCGGGCTCGACACCAGCATCATCCTCAAGTGGCTGCAGACCGAGCGTAACTACGACGTGGTCTGCTTCACGGCGGATCTGGGTCAGGGCGACGAGGTCGAAGAAGCCCGCGTCAAGGCCCTGAATACCGGAGCCGTCGCTGCCTACGCTCTGGACCTGCGCGAGGAATTCGTGCGGGACTACGTGTTTCCTATGTTCCGCTCCAGCGCCCTGTACGAGGGGTACTACCTGCTGGGCACCTCGATTGCCCGGCCCCTGATTGCCAAGAAGATGGTCGAAATTGCCCAGAAGGAAGGGGCCGTGGCCGTGTCGCACGGCGCGACGGGGAAGGGCAACGACCAGGTGCGCTTCGAGATGACCGCGTACGCTTTGCAGCCCGACATCGTCACGGTTGCCCCCTGGCGTGACTGGGAGTTCCAGGGACGCGCGGACCTGGAGGCCTTTGCCCACGAGCACGGGATTCCGGTTCCCACCACCAAGAAAGACCCCTGGAGCACCGACGCCAACATGCTGCACATCTCTTACGAGGGCGGCATTCTGGAAGACCCCTGGGCCGAGCCGCCCGCACACATGTTCAAGCTGACGGTGGCTCCTGAGGAGGCGCCCGACGAAGCCGAGTATGTGGAAATTGAGTTCCTGAACGGTGACGCCGTGGCCATCAACGGTGAAACGCTGTCGCCCGCTGCGCTGCTGGACCGGGCCAACGAGATCGGTGGCCGTCACGGCGTCGGCCGGGTGGATCTGGTCGAGAACCGCTTCGTGGGCATGAAGTCGCGTGGGGTCTACGAGACGCCCGGCGGCACCTTGCTGTACCACGCCCGCCGCGCCGTAGAAAGCCTGACCCTGGACCGCGAGGTGCTGCATCAGCGTGACGCCCTGGGCCCCAAGTATGCCGAGCTGGTCTACAACGGTTTCTGGTTTGCTCCCGAGCGCGAGGCCCTGCAGGTCTACATGGATCACGTGGCCAAGGCCGTAACCGGTACCGCGCGCCTGAAGCTGTACAAGGGCAACTGCATCGTGGCGGGCCGCAAGGCCGAGCGCAGCCTGTACGACAAGGATCTGGTGAGCTTCGAGGCTGGTGGGGATTACAACCAGCACGACGCCGGAGCCTTTATCAAGCTCAATGCGCTGCGCATGCGCGTTCAGGCGCGGGTGGAGGCCAAAGCCGGACAGAAGGACAAGGCCGGGGACTGA
- a CDS encoding DinB family protein, which translates to MTNLAEVVAKQLPFLRSITEEQAERRPAPDVWCAKEILGHLIDSGVNNHARFVRASREEGLDLPGYDQNAWVEAGTYSGRPWADVLELWAGYQQHLAQVMASLPVSSLDHTLRVGGGEPVTLRFLTQEYVTHQVHHLAQIRERTGV; encoded by the coding sequence ATGACGAATCTGGCAGAGGTCGTCGCAAAGCAGCTGCCGTTCCTGCGGTCCATAACCGAGGAACAGGCTGAGCGCAGGCCTGCTCCAGACGTCTGGTGCGCCAAAGAAATCCTGGGGCATCTGATCGACAGTGGTGTCAACAACCACGCCCGCTTTGTCCGGGCCAGCCGGGAGGAGGGGCTCGACCTGCCCGGCTACGATCAGAACGCCTGGGTCGAGGCGGGAACCTACAGCGGGCGGCCCTGGGCGGATGTGCTTGAGCTGTGGGCCGGGTACCAGCAGCACCTCGCTCAGGTCATGGCCTCACTGCCGGTCAGCAGCCTGGACCACACCCTGCGCGTCGGTGGGGGAGAGCCGGTCACCCTGCGCTTCCTGACCCAGGAGTACGTCACTCATCAGGTGCATCATCTGGCACAGATCCGGGAGCGCACCGGAGTATGA
- a CDS encoding GNAT family N-acetyltransferase: MSLPGKYMLRPATAADADIIAAHRGQMFVDMNELTSQGAEEQLDLWAGWLRSALPQGEYTGILAVYEAQVVGGVGMMVHPKIPSVRDPALFSAYVMNMYVAPPHRRRGLAEALMREMLEVIRSKGMNSVKLHAAPMGRAIYERLGFAESSNPELRLSLGQP; encoded by the coding sequence ATGAGCCTGCCCGGGAAGTACATGCTGCGGCCCGCCACGGCAGCCGACGCCGACATCATCGCCGCGCACCGTGGCCAGATGTTTGTCGATATGAACGAGCTGACGTCCCAGGGTGCCGAAGAGCAGCTGGACCTGTGGGCAGGCTGGCTGCGCTCGGCTCTCCCACAGGGGGAGTACACCGGAATTCTGGCCGTCTATGAGGCGCAGGTGGTCGGCGGCGTGGGCATGATGGTTCATCCCAAAATACCCAGCGTGCGGGACCCGGCTCTTTTCTCGGCCTATGTCATGAACATGTACGTGGCTCCGCCGCACCGGCGCCGCGGGCTGGCTGAAGCATTGATGCGGGAAATGCTAGAGGTGATCCGCTCCAAGGGCATGAACAGCGTCAAGCTTCATGCGGCGCCCATGGGCCGCGCCATCTACGAGCGCCTGGGCTTTGCCGAGTCCAGCAACCCGGAACTGCGGCTGTCGCTGGGGCAGCCATGA
- a CDS encoding GNAT family N-acetyltransferase produces MSGPVTIRPVEQADLPGFHAVMMAAGMDPRSSWNRTTLTDLERSLFGADSGGFIAELENAGVVGCVGYRPDGTQTLTLNKLATRPEVRGQGLGARLVQAVESHASRAGYARVLLAVSQFNQDVIPFYIRLGYARSEEPYAHANPASPAPVVFVKNLGTPARAS; encoded by the coding sequence ATGAGCGGGCCCGTCACCATCCGTCCGGTCGAGCAGGCTGATCTGCCCGGTTTTCACGCCGTGATGATGGCCGCCGGCATGGATCCCCGCAGCAGCTGGAACCGCACCACACTGACTGACCTGGAACGTTCGTTGTTCGGGGCGGACTCAGGCGGCTTTATCGCTGAGCTTGAGAATGCCGGGGTGGTGGGTTGCGTCGGCTACCGCCCGGACGGCACGCAGACCCTGACCCTGAACAAGCTGGCCACCCGGCCTGAGGTCCGGGGGCAGGGTCTGGGGGCCCGGCTCGTTCAGGCGGTAGAGAGTCACGCTTCCCGCGCCGGGTATGCCCGGGTGCTGCTGGCCGTCTCGCAGTTCAACCAGGACGTGATTCCCTTTTACATCCGCCTGGGCTACGCCCGGTCCGAGGAACCCTACGCCCACGCCAATCCGGCCAGCCCGGCCCCGGTGGTGTTTGTCAAAAACCTCGGCACGCCAGCCCGGGCCTCATGA
- the argH gene encoding argininosuccinate lyase: MTPSTQDKKLWGGRFAEATDGLVELFNASVGFDQRLAEQDIRGSLAHVAMLGQVGILTSEEVTQISDGLGAVLADIRAGTFEWRLDREDVHMNVEAALRDRIGPVAGKLHTARSRNDQVAVDFRLFTKEAALDLADKTRALRAVMLAEAEKHLAAEVILPGYTHLQVAQPILLAHWFMAYVAMLERDEGRFRDAAERMDESPLGSSALAGTPWPIDRHATATALGFARPTANSLDGVGSRDFALEFLSACAILSAHLSRLSEELIVYSTFEFGFLTLPDSHTTGSSIMPQKKNPDVSELARAKAGRVFGNLMGLLTVVKGTPLAYNKDLQEDKEGVFDSYDTLSIVLRLYTEMLPRTVWHAEVTRAAAARGYSTATDVADFLARQGVPFREAHEVVGGLVGLASRSGRQLWDLTDSELRAAHPLLGAEVAQALTVEQSVRARQSFGGTAPARVSEAIAQAREALG; the protein is encoded by the coding sequence ATGACACCTTCAACACAAGACAAGAAACTCTGGGGCGGGCGGTTTGCCGAAGCCACCGACGGCCTGGTGGAACTGTTCAACGCCTCGGTGGGTTTTGACCAGCGCCTCGCTGAGCAGGACATCCGCGGCTCGCTGGCCCACGTGGCCATGCTGGGGCAGGTCGGCATCCTGACCAGCGAGGAAGTCACGCAGATCAGTGACGGCCTCGGCGCCGTGCTGGCAGACATCCGGGCCGGCACCTTCGAGTGGCGCCTGGACCGCGAGGACGTTCACATGAACGTGGAAGCCGCCCTGCGCGACCGCATCGGGCCGGTGGCGGGCAAGCTGCACACTGCCCGCAGCCGCAACGATCAGGTGGCAGTGGACTTCCGCCTGTTCACCAAGGAAGCGGCGCTGGACCTCGCAGACAAAACCCGGGCCCTGCGCGCGGTCATGCTGGCCGAAGCGGAGAAGCACCTGGCGGCTGAGGTCATTCTGCCCGGGTACACCCACCTGCAGGTGGCGCAGCCGATTCTGCTCGCGCACTGGTTCATGGCTTACGTGGCCATGCTGGAGCGCGACGAGGGCCGATTCCGTGACGCAGCGGAACGCATGGACGAGTCGCCGCTGGGCAGTTCTGCCCTGGCCGGCACGCCGTGGCCGATCGACCGCCATGCCACCGCCACGGCGCTGGGTTTTGCCCGCCCCACAGCCAACTCTCTGGACGGCGTCGGCAGCCGGGACTTTGCACTGGAATTCCTGTCTGCGTGCGCCATTCTCTCGGCGCACCTGTCGCGCCTGTCCGAAGAGCTGATCGTGTACTCCACCTTCGAGTTCGGCTTCCTGACGCTGCCGGATTCACACACCACCGGCAGCTCGATCATGCCCCAGAAGAAAAACCCCGACGTTTCGGAACTGGCCCGCGCCAAGGCCGGCCGGGTCTTCGGCAACCTGATGGGCCTGCTGACCGTGGTCAAGGGCACTCCGCTGGCCTACAACAAGGACCTGCAGGAGGACAAGGAAGGAGTCTTTGATTCCTACGACACCCTCAGCATCGTGCTGCGCCTGTATACCGAGATGCTGCCCCGGACCGTGTGGCACGCGGAAGTGACCCGGGCGGCGGCGGCACGTGGGTACAGCACCGCGACCGACGTGGCCGACTTCCTGGCGCGCCAGGGCGTTCCGTTCCGCGAGGCCCATGAGGTGGTCGGCGGGCTCGTCGGACTGGCCAGCCGTTCGGGGCGGCAGCTGTGGGACCTGACCGATTCTGAACTGCGCGCGGCTCACCCCCTGCTGGGTGCGGAAGTGGCGCAGGCCCTGACGGTCGAACAGAGCGTCCGCGCCCGCCAGAGTTTCGGCGGTACGGCGCCCGCACGTGTCAGCGAGGCCATTGCCCAGGCCCGCGAGGCGCTGGGCTGA
- a CDS encoding GNAT family N-acetyltransferase: MTQTPVSLNSMHISLRQAAPADFPVILDLLGRCGLHTGSATLEGSTYWIAQLDGVPGGCIGLEHGEGVSLIRSTAVVPEARSQGLGRALVLSALTQASLRGDHTVYLFSSEAGDYWKRFGFEPSTVQAVGEALPGASQVRSGFDRGWIHDEQVWQRSLNQAGGETGT, from the coding sequence ATGACCCAGACCCCTGTTTCCCTGAACTCCATGCACATCAGCCTGCGGCAGGCCGCGCCGGCCGATTTCCCTGTCATTCTCGACCTGCTGGGCCGCTGCGGGCTTCACACCGGCAGCGCCACCCTGGAGGGCAGTACCTACTGGATTGCCCAGCTTGACGGCGTCCCGGGCGGCTGTATCGGGCTGGAGCACGGCGAGGGCGTATCGCTGATCCGCTCCACGGCCGTGGTTCCCGAAGCCCGCTCGCAGGGACTGGGCCGGGCACTGGTGCTCTCGGCCCTGACGCAGGCCAGCCTGCGGGGCGATCACACCGTGTACCTGTTCAGCTCCGAGGCCGGGGACTACTGGAAGCGCTTCGGCTTCGAGCCGTCCACCGTACAGGCCGTGGGCGAGGCGTTGCCCGGCGCCTCGCAGGTGCGCAGCGGCTTTGACAGAGGCTGGATTCATGACGAGCAGGTCTGGCAGCGTTCGCTGAACCAGGCGGGTGGGGAGACCGGAACATGA
- a CDS encoding GNAT family N-acetyltransferase, with protein sequence MTDSNVQIRLATPNDKDTVCRVFREAGLDTDAALADGTTYWVMERGGQPVGSIGLEHGDGVSLLRGAAVLPETRGGGLGRRLVMSALEYAQARGDRAIYMFSKGGDWSSFGFQQVPLAVVMGDIPDAPQVQAYKARGERPGGTTWMRKLSQ encoded by the coding sequence ATGACCGATTCCAATGTTCAGATTCGTCTCGCCACCCCCAACGACAAGGACACCGTCTGCCGTGTGTTCCGCGAAGCCGGCCTGGATACCGACGCGGCGCTGGCCGACGGCACCACCTACTGGGTGATGGAACGCGGCGGCCAGCCGGTGGGCAGCATCGGTCTGGAGCACGGCGACGGGGTTTCACTGCTGCGTGGAGCGGCAGTGCTGCCCGAAACGCGCGGCGGTGGGCTGGGACGGCGTCTGGTCATGAGTGCCCTGGAGTATGCGCAGGCACGTGGCGACCGCGCCATCTACATGTTCAGCAAGGGCGGCGACTGGAGCTCGTTCGGCTTTCAGCAGGTGCCGCTGGCCGTCGTGATGGGCGACATCCCGGACGCGCCGCAGGTGCAGGCCTACAAAGCCCGGGGGGAGCGGCCCGGCGGCACCACCTGGATGCGCAAGCTGAGTCAGTAA
- a CDS encoding N-acetyltransferase produces MTFLALDSIAIPDVHPQAPLSMRKARLSDIDAIHELIGYWAARGLMLVRARGLLAETIRDFHLVLAEPHEGQPGGLVGVCGLHMLAPDLAEVRGLAIHPAMQGRGLGRELVAACEREAREIALPALFAWTYQQVFFEKCGFHRIDKTNLHPKVWSECQRCAFFENCNEIAMFKALE; encoded by the coding sequence ATGACCTTCCTGGCCCTGGATTCGATTGCCATTCCTGACGTTCATCCGCAGGCGCCGCTGAGTATGCGCAAGGCGCGGCTTTCGGATATTGACGCCATTCATGAGCTGATCGGCTACTGGGCGGCGCGCGGGCTGATGCTGGTGCGTGCCCGGGGGCTGCTGGCCGAGACCATCCGGGACTTTCACCTCGTGCTGGCCGAGCCGCATGAAGGTCAGCCCGGCGGTCTGGTTGGGGTGTGTGGCCTGCACATGCTGGCTCCGGATCTGGCCGAGGTGCGTGGCCTGGCCATTCATCCTGCTATGCAGGGCCGGGGGCTGGGACGCGAGCTGGTGGCCGCGTGCGAGCGGGAGGCACGTGAGATTGCGCTGCCGGCACTGTTTGCCTGGACCTATCAGCAGGTGTTCTTCGAGAAGTGCGGTTTCCACCGCATCGACAAGACGAACCTGCATCCCAAGGTCTGGAGCGAGTGCCAGCGCTGCGCTTTCTTTGAGAACTGTAACGAGATCGCCATGTTCAAGGCTCTGGAGTGA
- the carA gene encoding glutamine-hydrolyzing carbamoyl-phosphate synthase small subunit: MIRKERAILALEDGTVYRGYAFGHRGETVGEVVFNTSMTGYQEIMTDPSYNGQIVTITYPHVGNYGVAIYDMESNKPYVRGFISREFSGEYSNYRAQQSLESFMQQYGVVSIQGIDTRALVRRLRTGGVVKGVIAHRSYTHPEDPYGEFTPAEEQVYVQRALGHQDIDGHDMTREVTTALPYAFPTLRQGKRVVLMDFGIKHTIIERLAEVGIEPIVVPAHTTPAQIMALQPHGLFLSNGPGDPAPLEYAHKTAWELMGLLPTFGICLGHQILGLAAGGRTFKMKFGHRGGNQPVKNLLTGNVEITSQNHGYAVDIDSIPNGAFVATHVNLNDGTLEGMAHSRYPVFSVQYHPEASPGPHDSRYLFDRFIEEIDAFDGGNGSPVAKAAAGRLGI; this comes from the coding sequence ATGATCAGAAAAGAACGAGCAATTCTGGCTCTGGAAGACGGCACGGTCTACCGCGGTTATGCCTTCGGGCACCGTGGAGAAACGGTGGGCGAAGTGGTGTTCAACACCTCCATGACCGGCTACCAGGAGATCATGACCGATCCCAGTTACAACGGGCAGATCGTAACCATCACCTACCCGCATGTCGGCAACTACGGCGTGGCGATCTATGACATGGAGAGCAACAAGCCGTATGTGCGCGGCTTTATCTCCCGTGAGTTCTCAGGGGAGTACAGCAACTACCGCGCTCAGCAGTCGCTGGAAAGCTTCATGCAGCAGTACGGCGTGGTCAGCATCCAGGGGATCGACACGCGTGCGCTGGTCAGGCGCCTGCGTACCGGCGGGGTCGTCAAAGGCGTGATTGCTCACCGCAGTTACACTCACCCGGAAGATCCGTACGGCGAGTTCACCCCGGCCGAGGAGCAGGTGTACGTGCAGCGTGCGCTGGGTCATCAGGACATCGACGGGCATGACATGACCCGCGAGGTCACCACCGCGCTGCCCTACGCGTTCCCCACACTGCGGCAGGGCAAACGCGTCGTGCTGATGGATTTCGGGATCAAGCACACCATCATTGAGCGTCTGGCGGAAGTTGGCATCGAACCTATCGTGGTTCCGGCGCACACCACCCCGGCGCAGATCATGGCGCTGCAGCCGCACGGCCTGTTCCTGTCCAACGGTCCTGGTGACCCCGCTCCGCTGGAATACGCCCACAAGACTGCCTGGGAACTGATGGGGCTGCTGCCGACGTTCGGCATCTGCCTGGGACACCAGATTCTGGGGCTGGCGGCGGGCGGCCGTACCTTCAAGATGAAGTTCGGACACCGGGGTGGCAACCAGCCGGTCAAGAACCTGTTGACCGGCAATGTGGAGATCACCTCGCAGAACCACGGCTACGCGGTGGACATCGATTCCATCCCGAACGGCGCTTTCGTCGCCACGCATGTCAATCTCAACGACGGCACGCTGGAAGGCATGGCGCACAGCCGTTACCCGGTGTTCAGCGTGCAGTATCACCCCGAAGCTTCCCCCGGACCACACGACAGCCGCTACCTGTTTGACCGTTTTATCGAGGAAATCGATGCATTCGACGGCGGCAATGGTTCTCCTGTGGCCAAGGCTGCGGCAGGGCGCCTGGGTATCTGA